Part of the Anopheles gambiae chromosome 3, idAnoGambNW_F1_1, whole genome shotgun sequence genome is shown below.
AATCGATTGGTCCGATACAGTTCTTCTTCGTGTTGGCTGTTCGTCGCACGCGGTTTTAGCGAGGGTGGCTTGTAAGGCCTCTTCCCTAACCTCCAGTATCGTCGTAGGGCCTACGCTCGCTGGCTTTTTAGAGTCCTGCAGTGAGCCATGGCGAAAGAAACCATCGTAACCCTTCGGAAAGAGGCATACGCTGGAGGGTATCCACTCCTAATACCCAAGCTTGGATAATTGAGAGACATGTTACCGTTCTGTACGAAGGGGACGTATTAAGTAGGAGTAGGTGGTGGAGAGCATATGTAAACCTTCTAGAGGTTTCGAATCTACCCCCTATCAGCGAGGTATTGCTTCAACACCGCCAACAGAACAGAATTCGTATAATACGGGTTCTGGTAGACTTTCTCTACCTCagtaaaaaagtgtgtttgacagatatttTCCAGCAGAATATGCCGTGTGAGAACGCGGCATATCCTTCATGAGCTGAGCGGGCAGCCAATCCGCTTAGACCCcttatttcaaaaataaataaattgtcaAATGGTCATAAGCCTAAACCATATATAAAGTACATATTTTTAGTACGAGTTTGGTAAACGTTATGTGGTAGAATAATAGCTGAATTCCATAATTATAACTTCCTTGGTTTGTTGACATCTTGTGTTTTAAAGCTTCTACGGTATTTTAAATTGCGTGTTTGCTCAGCttgattattacgtttgtcgtACATCGTTAAGGGACATCTGTATAAAATACAGGCACTTTCAAATTACGATATAAAAAAAGTTAACATGATACAAATAAGCATTACACTACTACTAAGTAGGGTGTCGATTTTACCCCCATTGGCCGCACAAGTTTTAGTgacattttatattatataGTTTAATATAAACATTACGCCCTGTGATACAGAACTAATCAATAGtgtttataaaacaatactatTAACACGGAAACTATAACTTTGTTGAAATAACGTCACAATTCCTTAAGTCCTAGAAGTAAAAACTTACATAGGCTGTCAATTAGAACCACCATTTGtttattgtgttgttttttgacaattgacaGGTTTCTGATTAGTGGAATGTGACTCAAATATACGAAAAAGTTGACATAAATAATATGTACTAgtcttttttcttcaaaaagttctctaaacacaaaaacagcaaGTTGTCGAACTTATCCGCAGTGTCGAACCAACCCTGACTTCCCCTACTGACTGCGGCCTACTGCGCTTGGGATTGGTTAGAAAAATACGAGAAGTCGGTAGTAAGTCTCTACTATTAACATTTAACACCATTTTACAGTATTTGTCCGGACACGAAGCGACTAGGCGATACGGATCTGGGAAGTACCGAGGATGACGAGTTTGCAACATTCGGGAGGATCAATTCTGTCCGGCTGGCAGTGGTATGGACACTTGTGAGGGTGATTCCGGTGGTCGGATCCGTGTGAAGCTGTTTAATGTCGGAGGTGCGTTCATACCGCTGGTAACCGGTGTAGTTTCGCTCAGACAGCTGGATCGATCGGGGTGTACAGTTAAGTGAGCGAGTACGTCAAGTGGATCCAGCGAACAACAAATCTGTCTCTGGGCTACAGAGGTAAGGTAACGCTAACAGTTCGGATGCTGTCTCCAATTTTACTACACCTCAATTCTTCTAAACCAGATTGTACCTTGGAATCGTTCTGCGTCGGAAGGCCCAAAGAAACTATAAACGTAGCATATAATACCTTCTACACCAAGAGTCGCTTCGGTCTTTTATGGAAGGAATCGGACAGTCCCTCGAACGACTGCGGAGCGACACTGATCGACTATCAATATCTTCTAACGGCGGCTTCCTGTGTCAAGTCGAGCAAAGGTTATCCAAAGTTTGTTATTTCCGAAAGTGGTGAGCGTGCAGCTATCTCGGATGTATACGTATCGCCCAGTTATAGAGCAGATCGACCGGAAAGTGACTTAGCACTGCTGAAGATTGCTGAGTACGCGAATCACCAAGTATATCGACCTGTCTGTTTATGGTATCGTTGAAGCGATGGAGAATGGAAATCTAAGCCGGAGGTTTTCGTATACAGATTGGAAGAGCAGTGATAATATGATCCACTGCTCCACTTGGGAGTACTCATCACTACTGTCCTGTCGAACCGCTCTCATTCGCATATCGACACTCTGGCGGGATTTAAGCGGTGAGTGATTGGAATAACAAGGATCGCAATTTTGGCAAGTCTGGTCACTAAAATGGGTTTGTcatatttttgtgtatttttcgaAGGTTATTGATACGAAGTGAAATGTAATGTAGTGATCTGTTGAGGAACTTTTGTCATTTTTGCTATAAAAACCAAGTGCTTATTAATCCGATACAAATTATTTGTAGCATAATTTACATCGATCACAATGACGTTACCGTTAATAAGGCTCGTAAAACAATCGATATGATAAAACGTTTTTCAATCCGCATATCCGACCCTCTGTGTTTAAAAGGGTTATATTGTTCGTTAGTAAGACCTATTTTGGAATatactgtgttgttgtttcatgTCCCAGCCCATATACATCCATTGACCGCATAGAAAGAGTGTAGAGATCATTTACTCGGTATATTGTCAGCAAAATGCCCGGCTAGACGTCAGATACCCTACCGAACTATGAGCAAAGATGCCATCTGTTGGGTCTGGACTCATTGGAGAAACGCCGTCACATTTCCCAAATAATGTTTGTTGCTTCGCTCATATCTAATGCGGTGGATTCATAAACCATTCTTTCATCCCTGCATTTCTATGTTCCAACCCGTTCCTTACGTCCTCGTGCTCTAAATGACCCTTTATTACGTGCTGTGAGATTGTATAATTCCTGCGCCCACTTGTTTGACCATCCTTCCGATTCATCCTCCTAGCGAATATTTAATACGTTTAGTTAATATAGTATGTTGTTAAGTGTTGTTTTGGTGCGGAAAAGCACACCAAAATAAAGAGGAAAATGATCGCTGTTCCGATCACTTCCGAATGGCGGTGCGGCTTTGCCGTAGTCGCCATATATTGAAATAACGCACTCTTGaatagaaatattttttttgtatacaaTCATATAAAAAGACTGTCATGGGCTCATATATTGAATGGATCAATGCCCTGATGCACAAAATACTACTCAAGATCTAGACCTCCAAAATTGATAACGACAGATAAAAGGAAACAAAGAATTGGGATAATATTTtagaaattgtttttatacTCTGCGGTTTGCTTATCATTCTATTTTTAACCAAAACAAGAAGTTTATGCATTCATGTATCCGTGTGATCCGGGCAAATTAGCTAGTGatgcaaaaagaaaatcattGGTTATCCAAACAAGTTAAAACCCTCTAATGTCTATATTTCAATGACCATAGGGTGAATCGATTCGACGTTAAATGAGTCATCCGTGGACATCCTAAGCACGGTATTAAAAGCGTGCTTTAAATAATCTACGGTTTCTAAAAAGTGCATTAGtacattttcttctttggcgtatcaaccgctgtcggtcaggGCCTGGCTGTATTATTTATGGGCTTGGCTACCAGTGTCTTATCGATGACTTCATtgtaggatagtcagttctatGCATGGTACCGCCATACAGTTTTTAGGGCAAGGATGCAAgacttttttttccaaaacaatCTTTAATCTGCAAGAAACAATTTGCTTCCATAACAAGCGATGAgtaattgatagatgaatGGAAGAGCAGCTCACGCTAATCGGCGTTGTACATGCATcgattgttttgcaaaataataagCATTGCTTGTGCATGAagagtttgtgtgtatgtttgatgCAGCGGTTCTTAGCGTTATCGGAATGATTCGATGGCTTTCATCAACTGATCGTCAACCCGAGCCCGTCAGTACAGTGAGACACTTCTTTCCAATCAGACAACCAACTAAGTTTCTGCTACGATGTGCAAAATGCTTACACATTTAACAGTCGTGCTCACGTTAGCAAGCATAGCTTTGGGACAACATTTTTTAGAACAACCTCCTATAAATTACACCGAAGGAAATAGCTTTAATGGTAAATATTACTGTTATTTGAGTAGAATTTCGCAGTGTTTTTATAGGAGTTTGAATGCTACAGATTGTAAGGAGCGCTTCGTTACGAGCAATAGCCACCGAAAGAGCAAAATAATTCCCAACGCCATTGGTGTTAGTACGAATATCAGTTCGTATGCTTTTGGTGGGTTTCGAGCATATCGGACCGAGTTTCAACACATTGCCGCAATAGGTTGGACCAGATCAGAAACATGGATCGAATACCTTTGTGGGGGCAGTTTAATAACTTGGAAGTTTGCTTTAACGGCCGCACATTGTTCACAAGACATAAACAGGTAAGTTAAGCCGCTGAAATCGTTATTtagataaataataattattctaTACTTTTGACGCCTTCAGCCGGATACAGTACGATTGGGTGACACACACCTCGCTAGCACCGAGGATGATGAATCGGCACAACAAATTCCAATTGCACGCTTTATCAAACATCCTCAGTATCGAATGTCGAGAAGCTACTACGACATTGGCCTTGTAGAACTTGAGAAAAACGTTATACCAAACAGCGCAATTTGTGTAGCGTGCGTATGGCGTGAACCTGGGGTTCCGGAAGACCTAATGGATGCGGTGGGCTTCGGTGCTCTTGGGTTTGGAGAAAAGCTGAGCCCAACTCTGCAGAAGGTAAAATTACAGGCCCTAGATTCGACGATATGTGCTGACCGTGTACCAATCAATCGACGTCAAATGCCGGAAGGCTTGCGTGACGATCAGCTGTGTGCGCATAGTAAAACCATGGACACGTGTGAAGGCGACTCGGGAGGCCCACTACAAACGCATCGCTACAATATGTTTGGTAACGTCTTCCCACTTGTGGTAGGTGTGGTAGCGTTTGGAACTCCGTGTACAGATGGTTCTACTGGAGTGTACACAAGGGTTAGCTCGTACCTAGATTGGATCGAGAAGGAAGTAAATCAGTCGCTTAGCTACGATGGTGAGTTTATAATGGATACACGAAGACATCTTTAGCATATTGTATCATTTTCCTCACAGTTTGTCCGGGGCTGAACTTTTGCAAACCTAGAGAGTCTTTCTCCATCTTCCAGGATGGTACGATTGATCCAAAATGGACAAAAAGTCGTGTTGGACTGTTGTGGAAAGAGGCCGACACGGACATCTATCAGTGTGGCGGGGTTCTGATCGACTACAACTTTGTTATCACATCGGCGGACTGTGTAACTTCCAGCAAAGGATCTCCAAGATACGTAGCCTCTAACAGTGATCGATCTGCTATAGAAGAAGTGTTTGTTCATCCACGGTTCATAAAAGGACAGCCTTATAATGATATCGCAATTATAAAGACacaaaagtatgcaaatttaGATGAAATGCATCCGGCCTGTCTATGGCCAGAGCAGACACATTTTGAAAGGAGAGATTTCCTCCTTTTAGTAGGAGTATTAGCTCCATCGATTCAAAGCTATGAGGAGGGTTTTAATATCAGTACGAAAAGCTTTGGGCAATACTTCCTACGTGGCGATGACTGCAGTGTAGGGGAAAATATTGCTGACAACGATCTCCACTGCATCAGGAATGGTGCTAAGTTGGTGCCAGGATGTCAGGTAATGattgttttagttgttgttgaGTTGCTAGTAAGCAAGTAATTTTAAATAACGCTGAATTTAACTCTAAACCTTCTAGCTTGACTATGGAGGTCCCGTAATGCTGGAAAATTTCGACGAACAATTCACAGTAGATGGAATTGTATCTCGAATGTCGCAGGGTTGTGGAGGCAACATAATTTTTACCAGTTTAGCACCACACCGGCAATGGATG
Proteins encoded:
- the LOC133393178 gene encoding serine protease snake-like, which translates into the protein MSRSYYDIGLVELEKNVIPNSAICVACVWREPGVPEDLMDAVGFGALGFGEKLSPTLQKVKLQALDSTICADRVPINRRQMPEGLRDDQLCAHSKTMDTCEGDSGGPLQTHRYNMFGNVFPLVVGVVAFGTPCTDGSTGVYTRVSSYLDWIEKEVNQSLSYDVCPGLNFCKPRESFSIFQDGTIDPKWTKSRVGLLWKEADTDIYQCGGVLIDYNFVITSADCVTSSKGSPRYVASNSDRSAIEEVFVHPRFIKGQPYNDIAIIKTQKYANLDEMHPACLWPEQTHFERRDFLLLVGVLAPSIQSYEEGFNISTKSFGQYFLRGDDCSVGENIADNDLHCIRNGAKLVPGCQVMIVLVVVELLVSK